A DNA window from Phragmites australis chromosome 11, lpPhrAust1.1, whole genome shotgun sequence contains the following coding sequences:
- the LOC133885058 gene encoding CSC1-like protein At3g21620: MATISDIGVSAAFNIVTGIVFLLAFAFLRLQPINDRVYFPKWYLRGMRDSPISSGSAVNKFVNLDARSYLKFLNWMPAALKMPQDELINHAGLDSVIYLRIYLTGLKIFVPITFLAFLVLVPVNWTNDTLESMRVVFSDIDKLSISNIPNGSKRFIAHLAMAYFITFWTCYVLLREYEIIAKLRLRFLASEKRRPDQFTVLVRNIPPDPDESISELVEHFFLVNHPDHYLRHQVVYNANKLADLVEKKKKMRNWFDYYRFKYERNPSERPTTKTGFLGCFGSKVDAIDYYKSEIEKIGKEEAEERKKVMKDPKSVVPAAFVSFRSRWGAAVCAQTQQTSNPTIWLTEWAPEPRDVYWNNLSIPFVSLTVRRLIIAVAFFFLNFFYVIPIAMVQSLANLEGIEKALPFLKPLIEVPFLKSFIQGFLPGIALKIFLILLPTILMFMSKFEGLISQSSLERRSASKYYIFLFFNVFLGSVITGSALEQLKTFLHQSANDIPRTIGVSIPMKATFFITYVMVDGWTGIAGEILRLKPLIFYHLKNFFLVKTEKDREEAMDPGSICFDSNEPRIQLYFLLGLVYAAVTPFLLPFILVFFGFAYVVYRHQIINVYNQRYESGAQFWPSVHGRIITALIVSQLILLGLLGTKGFEESTPVLLVLPVLTFWFYKYCKHRYEPAFIRNPLQEAMRKDTLERARDPNLDVKAYLAKAYLHPVLKGDEDEDKHSVVDDDGWMGEEVMVPTKRHSRRTTPAQSRQEESDSLSVHER; this comes from the exons ATGGCTACGATTTCTGACATAGGCGTCTCCGCGGCTTTCAACATAGTGACTGGCATTGTATTCTTGCTGGCATTTGCATTCCTACGGTTGCAGCCCATCAACGATAGGGTATACTTTCCAAAATGGTACCTCCGAGGCATGAGAGACAGCCCCATTTCCTCCGGTTCAGCTGTGAACAAGTTTGTCAATTTAGATGCAAGATCGTACTTGAAATTTTTAAATTGGATGCCGGCTGCTCTTAAGATGCCCCAGGACGAGCTGATCAACCATGCAGGTCTTGATTCTGTTATCTATCTACGGATATACCTAACAGG GCTAAAGATATTTGTTCCAATTACGTTCTTGGCTTTTCTTGTTCTGGTCCCAGTGAACTGGACCAACGACACCCTAGAAAGCATGAGGGTTGTCTTCAGTGATATTGACAAACTTTCAATATCCAATATACCTAATGGATCGAAGAG GTTTATAGCTCACTTGGCCATGGCTTATTTCATCACATTTTGGACCTGCTATGTATTGTTGCGGGAGtatgaaataatagcaaaattgAGGCTGCGCTTTCTTGCTTCAGAGAAACGCCGACCAGACCAGTTTACT GTTCTTGTACGGAATATACCACCAGATCCTGATGAATCAATAAGTGAGCTTGTGGAACATTTCTTCCTTGTCAATCATCCTGATCATTATCTAAGACACCAG GTGGTTTACAATGCAAATAAACTTGCTGATCTGgttgaaaagaagaagaagatgcggAATTGGTTCGATTACTACCGATTCAAGTATGAGCGAAATCCATCAGAGAGGCCCACCACCAAG ACCGGCTTTCTTGGATGTTTTGGTTCCAAGGTGGATGCTATTGACTACTACAAATCAGAGATTGAGAAGATAGGGAAGGAA GAAGCTGAAGAGCGTAAAAAGGTCATGAAGGATCCAAAGTCAGTTGTGCCAGCAGCCTTTGTTTCGTTTCGGTCTCGGTGGGGTGCAGCAGTCTGTGCTCAGACCCAGCAAACCAGCAATCCAACCATCTGGTTGACTGAATGGGCTCCAGAACCTCGTGATGTGTATTGGAATAATCTATCTATCCCATTTGTTTCCCTAACAGTTAGGAGGTTGATAATTGCCGTGGCATTCTTCTTCCTTAATTTCTTTTATGTCATCCCAATAGCAATGGTACAGTCTCTTGCAAACCTTGAAGGAATAGAGAAGGCACTTCCATTTCTAAAACCCTTGATTGAAGT ACCATTCCTTAAATCATTCATCCAAGGGTTTCTTCCTGGAATTGCTTTGAAGATCTTCCTTATACTTCTTCCAACTATACTGATGTTTATGTCTAAGTTTGAAGGACTGATATCACAGTCATCGCTGGAGCGGCGATCTGCATCTAAGTATTATATATTCTTGTTCTTCAATGTATTTTTGGGGAGCGTTATTACAGGTTCTGCTTTGGAGCAGCTTAAGACCTTCCTCCATCAGTCAGCAAATGA CATACCGAGGACCATCGGTGTATCCATTCCAATGAAAGCAACTTTTTTCATAACATATGTAATGGTTGATGGCTGGACTGGTATAGCTGGTGAAATATTGAGATTGAAGCCACTGATATTCTACCATTTGAAGAACTTTTTCTTGGTTAAAACTGAGAAGGACAGAGAAGAGGCAATGGATCCTGGCAGTATCTGCTTTGACTCAAATGAACCTCGAATACAGCTATACTTCTTGCTTGGCCTTGTTTATGCTGCGGTGACACCATTTTTGCTTCCTTTCATACTGGTATTCTTTGGATTTGCATATGTTGTCTACCGCCACCAG ATAATAAACGTGTACAATCAGCGATATGAGAGCGGTGCACAGTTTTGGCCAAGCGTTCATGGGCGTATCATCACAGCGTTGATCGTATCTCAACTGATTCTCCTTGGACTATTGGGTACAAAGGGTTTCGAGGAGTCAACGCctgtgcttcttgttcttcctgtGTTGACCTTTTGGTTTTACAAGTACTGCAAGCACCGCTACGAGCCTGCTTTCATAAGGAACCCACTGCAG GAGGCGATGCGGAAGGACACTCTGGAGCGTGCTCGGGATCCCAACTTGGATGTGAAGGCGTACCTGGCGAAGGCGTACCTGCACCCAGTGTTGAAGggcgacgaggatgaggacaagcactcGGTGGTGGACGACGATGGGTGGATGGGGGAGGAGGTGATGGTGCCGACGAAGCGGCATTCCCGGCGGACGACGCCTGCACAGAGTAGGCAAGAGGAATCGGACTCGCTGTCTGTGCATGAACGATAG
- the LOC133885054 gene encoding vacuolar cation/proton exchanger 1b-like: MDSDSSATAGLLESPAPAKEMTLRHVARTAHSMSSSSLRKKSDLALLRKLPCAPLLDNLQEVLLATKLVLLFPAVILAIAARILQFGQEWVFVLSLIGLIPLAERLSFLTEQVAFYTGPTVGGLLNATFGNVTEVIIALFALHEGKVVVVKCSLLGSILSNLLLVLGTSLFFGGLANLGTEQPYDRMQADVSTGLLILGVLCHSLPLMLRYAVSSGEHAVASWDAGLELSRACSVIMLLAYVAYLFFQLKTHRQLFEPQEVEDDGEELVSEDEPVLGVFSAMIWLGVMTLLTAVLSEFVVSAIEAASKSWEVSVSFISIILIPIVGNAAEHAGAVIFAFKNKLDITLGVSLGSATQISMFVVPLSVLVAWIMGVPMDLDFNLLETGSLFLAILVTSFTLQDGSSHYLKGLLLLFCYVVISVCFFVLRRRGDGNNDGVHLGVPSDSWRI; encoded by the exons ATGGACTCCGACTCCTCTGCGACGGCGGGCCTCCTGGAGTCGCCCGCGCCCGCCAAGGAGATGACCCTCCGCCACGTCGCCCGCACCGCCCACAGCATGTCCTCCTCCTCACTCCGCAAGAAGTCCGACCTCGCCCTCCTCCGCAAACTCCCCTGCGCGCCACTCCTCGACAACCTCCAGGAGGTCCTCCTCGCCACCAagctcgtcctcctcttccccgCCGTCATCCTCGCGATCGCCGCCCGCATCCTACAATTCGGACAG GAATGGGTCTTTGTGCTTAGCTTAATCGGGCTCATTCCTCTTGCTGAGCGACTCAGCTTCCTGACCGA GCAGGTTGCATTTTACACGGGACCTACTG TGGGTGGCCTGCTGAATGCAACATTTGGAAATGTGACGGAGGTCATCATCGCACTCTTCGCCCTGCATGAAGGCAAGGTCGTGGTGGTGAAATGCTCTCTGCTCGGCTCCATCTTGTCCAACTTGTTGCTTGTCCTTGGAACCTCCCTTTTCTTTGGTGGCCTGGCCAACCTTGGAACCGAGCAGCCATACGACAGA ATGCAAGCGGATGTCAGCACTGGACTTCTGATTCTTGGTGTGCTATGTCACTCTCTTCCACTGATGCTGAGGTATGCTGTCAGCTCCGGGGAGCATGCGGTAGCCTCTTGGGATGCAGGATTAGAGCTATCCCGAGCATGCAGCGTTATCATGCTCCTGGCTTATGTAGCCTACCTTTTCTTCCAGCTGAAGACTCATCGCCAGCTCTTTGAGCCCCAAGAG gttgaagatgatggtgaagaATTGGTCTCTGAAGATGAGCCGGTGCTGGGGGTTTTTAGTGCGATGATTTGGCTGGGAGTCATGACTCTGCTGACTGCAGTATTATCTGAATTTGTTGTGAGCGCAATTGAG GCGGCGTCAAAATCATGGGAGGTATCTGTGAGCTTCATTAGCATAATCTTGATCCCAATAGTTGGTAATGCAGCAGAGCATGCTGGTGCAGTCATATTTGCTTTTAAGAACAAACTG GACATCACCCTCGGAGTATCTTTGGGATCTGCTACACAGATTTCCATGTTTGTG GTGCCATTGAGTGTCCTTGTAGCTTGGATCATGGGAGTACCTATGGATCTTGATTTCAACTTGCTTGAGACTGGTTCTTTGTTTCTTGCAATATTAGTAACGAGCTTCACCCTCCAG GACGGATCATCGCATTATCTGAAGGGACTGCTGCTTCTCTTTTGCTACGTTGTCATTAGTGTGTGCTTTTTCGTTTTGAGACGGCGTGGAG ATGGCAACAACGACGGTGTCCATCTGGGTGTACCAAGTGACTCATGGAGGATTTAG
- the LOC133885052 gene encoding uncharacterized protein LOC133885052 → MVWKSWGGLLSIALLLVASSAPLCSGAGDVAVSFSNAPRRVSKSASAIFAFRAVLSGGGPCGDCTITCQLDGERASDCGGSAGNGNGTETVNYAGLEDGNHTLAVCASRRRRGGRGGGSPAPTCATYAWDVDTVPPTASVTAGSAFTSASNVSALISFSEPCLGGGGGGFACNRTFCNLVVFGPGRVEPSTLQVLQPGLRYSVAVTISSDAQYGRLILVMARGFCTDAAGHRFTRTSNSTFTLHFDTRNDSMTITTSIPEKLLQIQGATRVVEATNDHKDLRIYLSFAEPVLNSSAQILSVLKATDAVLTPTNRSTLGNRRFGYVVNKISDTAIVTVVCDTSSIISRQGTPVYSAEPFTFLYDTQRPSVKLGTSTWRTSSRNIPVLIKFAKPVFNFSSSAVQVSGGNVLSFHEASKSIYTLRIQAVDKLVSVHVAENAAQDVAGNPNFASDRLEVRHYSVPASSSSIATLTTVVFVVTAVVSTLLTVSTSSLLASGAISRPSAYMISEPSRNLLRMACHIQIFALSRWLSVNLPIEYYEFAKGIEWAIPYMHLPWEGPAADPFLGYSTMPAIAYSELLDRSAVGADIFHPRAQQGQQMMPTRIPADGKPTMPVQIPGDGKPVMPMQIPVDGKPLTAMEYRSFFENPDMKPEAQIIMKLQDLDGWKYFGRNMLWLGVMGGGLILVHALTLLYFKLRYRDKERRHGYEALAFPRFEIMLAILAMPCISQAAAALIRGGTTGGLVVGIALTGILASFLVGLLLFLSLGITMGRLLQYKEVHQEGQEYHWYQELIRRTLGPGKRGQWTWKDPRRSACLTKLGPLFEDLRGPPKYMLTQIAGGGGKRAEAGERIMASEDENEDAEAPLIQKVFGVLRIYFTFVESVKRVAVGIVAGAHASSDRSSRAHAVVVLSMALSQLFFMVLKKPFIKKRVQLVEIVSVASEVLVFAVCLVQIDRANSNGGWLPDSEERGLGLAMLGVFVLGFAAQTCNEWNALYQQVRFLSADRSSFLEGAKAASLGLLVLVLPSSVLGDRLSNQQQEQPPPSDGAGGERVAASQRGGSEGAERASNERWWLGQLREMAKASFSKEGGGEGAAAGGEASTSGTTKAKSGEWKSKSRGLLYNDLEAIFSNRAPN, encoded by the exons ATGGTGTGGAAGAGCTGGGGCGGCCTGCTGAGCATTGCTCTGCTCCTTGTGGCGTCGTCTGCCCCACTCTGCTCCGGCGCCGGTGATGTCGCCGTCAGCTTTTCCAACGCCCCGCGGCGCGTATCCAAGTCGGCGTCCGCCATCTTCGCCTTCCGAGCTGTGCTGAGCGGCGGCGGGCCTTGCGGGGACTGCACCATCACCTGCCAG TTGGACGGTGAAAGGGCGTCGGACTGCGGGGGATCTGCTGGGAATGGCAATGGAACGGAGACGGTGAACTACGCAGGACTCGAGGACGGGAACCACACCTTGGCAGTGTgcgccagccgccgccgccgaggaggacgaggaggaggaagtccAGCACCCACCTGCGCCACCTACGCTTGGGATGTTG ACACTGTTCCCCCCACGGCGTCCGTCACGGCGGGGTCGGCATTCACGAGCGCGTCCAATGTGTCGGCGCTCATCTCCTTCAGCGAGCCgtgcctcggcggcggcggtggtggattCGCCTGCAACCGCACGTTCTGCAAT CTCGTCGTGTTCGGCCCCGGTCGCGTGGAGCCGTCCACCCTCCAGGTTCTCCAGCCTGGCCTGCGCTACTCCGTCGCCGTCACCATTTCGTCCGACGCGCAGTACGGGCGCTTGATTCTCGTCATGGCCAGGGGGTTCTGCACGGATGCTGCCGGACACCGCTTCACAAGAACGTCCAACTCCACTTTCACTCTGCATTTCG ATACAAGGAATGATTCTATGACCATCACCACTAGCATCCCTGAGAAGCTGCTTCAGATACAGGGCGCCACAAGGGTGGTTGAAGCTACCAACGATCACAAGGACCTAAGAATATATCTCTCCTTCGCTGAACCAGTGCTCAATTCGTCTGCACAAATCCTTAGCGTCCTTAAGGCAACTGATGCCGTCCTAACACCCACCAACAGAAGCACCCTTGGAAATCGCCGTTTTGGTTATGTT GTGAACAAGATATCAGACACAGCTATTGTGACTGTTGTCTGCGATACAAGCTCAATAATAAGCAGACAAGGGACACCAGTTTATTCAGCAGAGCCATTCACATTTCTTTATG ATACACAGAGACCTTCGGTTAAACTCggcacatcaacttggaggacTAGTTCTCGCAATATCCCGGTTTTGATAAAGTTTGCAAAGCCTGTGTTCAACTTCAGTTCTTCAGCAGTGCAGGTTTCTGGGGGCAATGTGTTGAG CTTTCATGAAGCTAGTAAGAGCATATACACACTGCGGATACAGGCAGTAGATAAGCTGGTTTCGGTTCATGTCGCTGAAAATGCAGCCCAGGATGTCGCTGGAAACCCGAACTTTGCATCAGACCGTCTTGAAGTGAGGCACT ATTCTGTTCCTGCATCGTCATCATCAATTGCGACACTCACCACTGTCGTATTTGTGGTAACTGCTGTTGTTTCCACGCTCCTCACTGTCTCGACATCATCACTCCTCGCATCTGGAGCTATCTCAAGGCCCTCTGCTTACATGATATCGGAGCCATCAAGAAATCTTTTG AGAATGGCATGCCACATCCAAATCTTCGCTCTATCCAGATGGCTATCGGTTAATTTGCCAATCGAGTACTACGAGTTTGCAAAGGGGATAGAATGGGCCATCCCTTACATGCACCTTCCATGGGAAGGTCCAGCTGCTGATCcatttcttgggtactccaCGATGCCTGCCATTGCGTACTCGGAGCTACTAGACAGAAGTGCTGTAGGGGCTGACATCTTTCATCCTCGAGCACAACAAGGCCAGCAGATGATGCCAACGCGAATCCCGGCAGACGGGAAGCCGACGATGCCAGTGCAAATTCCAGGAGATGGGAAGCCTGTGATGCCAATGCAAATCCCAGTAGATGGGAAGCCACTGACTGCAATGGAGTATCGGTCTTTCTTTGAG AACCCAGACATGAAGCCGGAAGCACAGATTATCATGAAGCTGCAAGATTTGGATGG TTGGAAATACTTCGGTAGGAACATGCTGTGGCTAGGTGTGATGGGTGGAGGCCTCATCCTTGTGCACGCTCTCACCCTCCTCTACTTCAAGTTAAGGTACAGAGACAAGGAGCGACGGCATGGTTACGAAGCACTGGCGTTCCCCAGGTTCGAGATCATGCTCGCCATCCTTGCCATGCCTTGCATCTCCCAAGCGGCTGCAGCGCTCATCAGAG GCGGGACTACGGGAGGGCTGGTGGTGGGGATCGCGCTCACCGGCATCCTGGCGTCGTTCCTGGTGGGTCTGCTGCTGTTCCTGTCGCTGGGCATCACCATGGGCAGGCTGCTGCAGTACAAGGAGGTGCACCAGGAGGGGCAGGAGTACCACTGGTATCAGGAGCTCATCCGTCGCACGCTCGGCCCCGGCAAGCGCGGGCAGTGGACGTGGAAGGACCCGCGCCGCTCCGCCTGCCTCACCAAGCTCGGCCCGCTCTTCGAGGACCTGCGCGGCCCGCCCAAGTACATGCTGACGCAGatcgcgggcggcggcgggaagCGCGCGGAAGCTGGAGAGCGGATCATGGCGTCGGAGGACGAGAACGAGGACGCGGAGGCGCCCTTGATCCAGAAGGTGTTCGGCGTGCTTCGGATCTACTTCACGTTCGTGGAGTCGGTGAAGCGCGTGGCGGTGGGCATCGTGGCGGGCGCGCACGCGTCGTCGGACCGGTCGTCGCGGGCGCACGCGGTGGTGGTGCTGTCGATGGCGTTGTCCCAGCTCTTCTTCATGGTGCTGAAGAAACCCTTCATCAAGAAGCGGGTGCAGCTGGTGGAGATCGTGTCGGTGGCCAGCGAGGTGTTGGTGTTCGCGGTCTGCCTGGTGCAAATCGACAGGGCGAACAGCAACGGCGGCTGGCTGCCCGACAGCGAGGAGCGCGGGTTGGGGCTGGCCATGCTGGGCGTGTTCGTGCTGGGGTTCGCGGCGCAGACGTGCAACGAGTGGAACGCGCTGTACCAGCAGGTGCGGTTCCTGAGCGCGGACCGGAGCTCGTTCCTGGAAGGCGCCAAGGCAGCGTCCTTGGggctgctggtgctggtgctgccTTCGTCGGTGCTGGGCGACCGGCTGAGCAACCAGCAGCAAGAGCAACCTCCGCCTTCGGACGGCGCAGGCGGGGAGAGGGTGGCGGCGTCCCAGAGGGGCGGGAGCGAGGGCGCGGAGAGGGCCTCGAACGAGCGTTGGTGGCTTGGGCAGCTGCGGGAGATGGCGAAGGCGAGCTTCAGCAAGGAGGGCGGcggggagggggcggcggcgggaggcgaGGCGTCGACCAGTGGCACAACAAAGGCGAAGAGTGGCGAGTGGAAGTCCAAGTCCAGGGGGCTGCTATACAACGATCTGGAGGCCATCTTCTCCAACAGGGCGCCAAATTGA
- the LOC133885061 gene encoding LOB domain-containing protein 42-like has protein sequence MRLSCNGCRVLRKGCNEACTIRTCLQWIKSPEAQANATVFLAKFYGRAGLMNLINAGPDNLRPAIFRSLLYEACGRIVNPIYGSVGLLWSGNWHMCQAAVEAVLKGAPIVQISSEAAAASPTPAHLHKAYDIRHFSKPSAADPSTAPPLAGDLHKVAKPGRTRFKRASSSSASAQPRNKHHKSDKPSKNQQAPRADLDHQDDELMTAKELHHEDDLQDQSPRATLSHASSDTHDEEPHSGPEASLDTDAEAGSHVSQAEQSTAPAGPAAQNLLEELEDEEQQQLGLELTLGFAPVVAACVARPAADAGCRLRGWSASEPGVAGFRFL, from the exons ATGAGGCTCAGCTGCAACGGTTGCCGCGTCCTGCGCAAGGGCTGCAACGAAGCCTGCACCATCCGCACCTGCCTGCAGTGGATCAAGAGCCCCGAGGCGCAGGCCAACGCCACCGTCTTCCTCGCCAAGTTCTACGGCCGCGCCGGCCTCATGAACCTCATCAACGCGGGACCAGACAACCTCAGGCCTG CTATCTTCCGGTCTCTCCTCTACGAGGCTTGTGGCCGCATCGTCAACCCCATCTACGGCTCCGTCGGTCTGCTCTGGTCCGGCAACTGGCACATGTGCCAGGCCGCCGTCGAGGCCGTCCTCAAGGGCGCCCCCATCGTCCAGATCTCCtccgaggccgccgccgccagccccacCCCCGCACACCTCCACAAGGCCTACGACATCCGACACTTCTCCAAGCCATCAGCTGCCGACCCATCAACTGCACCACCGCTTGCCGGGGACCTCCACAAGGTTGCCAAGCCCGGCCGCACCCGCTTCAAGCGCGCTTCATCCTCGTCCGCCTCCGCCCAACCCCGCAACAAGCATCACAAGTCCGACAAGCCCAGCAAGAATCAGCAGGCCCCTCGGGCGGACCTGGACCATCAAGACGATGAGCTCATGACCGCCAAAGAGCTCCACCACGAGGACGACCTCCAAGATCAGTCTCCTCGAGCCACACTGAGCCACGCCTCGTCCGACACCCACGACGAGGAGCCCCACTCCGGCCCGGAGGCGTCGCTGGACACCGACGCGGAGGCGGGTTCGCACGTCAGTCAGGCCGAGCAGAGCACAGCGCCCGCGGGGCCAGCCGCACAGAACCTCCTCGAGGAGCTTGAAgatgaggagcagcagcagctcggcCTGGAGCTCACGCTTGGGTTCGCGCCCGTGGTGGCAGCGTGTGTCGCGCGGCCCGCCGCGGACGCTGGTTGCAGGCTCAGAGGTTGGAGCGCCAGCGAGCCGGGTGTCGCCGGCTTCCGGTTCCTCTAG
- the LOC133885057 gene encoding B2 protein-like codes for MESYDREFWQFSDQLRLQNNFSNLSIADSIWSNSSNTTFADRRNADPLLYPDQTTNRSSPGLIGSGKLAFGNATTTNADRYNYFPATDTKNNNSSNFTFNKNNHPGAVGNDYYFNKNANAFNSNTNAGGDLIKSYFNKSVGRPANNNINVGKKNAAHDKKKNGTNGSSNSNSTSNVDKRFKSLPASEALPRGEAIGGYIFVCNNDTMEENLKRQLFGLPSRYRDSVRAIRPGLPLFLYNYSTHQLHGIFEAASFGGSNIDPTAWEDKKCPGESRFPAQVRVATRKICDPLEEDAFRPILHHYDGPKFRLELSVPEALSLLDIFAEKVFA; via the exons ATGGAGAGCTACGACCGCGAGTTCTGGCAGTTCAGCGACCAGCTGCGGCTGCAGAACAACTTCTCCAACCTCTCCATCGCCGACTCCATCTGGTCCAACTCCTCCAACACTACCTTCGCCGACCGCCGCAACGCCGATCCCCTCCTCTACCCTGACCAGACCACCAATAGAAGCAGCCCGGGCCTCATCGGCTCCGGCAAGCTCGCCTTCGGCaacgccaccaccaccaacgCAGACCGCTACAACTACTTCCCTGCCACCGACACCAAGAACAACAACAGCTCCAACTTCACCTTTAACAAGAACAACCACCCCGGCGCCGTCGGCAACGACTACTACTTCAACAAGAACGCCAACGCCTTCAACAGCAACACCAACGCCGGCGGCGACCTCATCAAGAGCTACTTCAACAAGTCCGTCGGAAGACCggccaacaacaacatcaacgtCGGCAAGAAGAACGCTGCCCACGACAAGAAGAAGAACGGTACCAacggcagcagcaacagcaacagcaccAGCAACGTGGACAAGAGGTTCAAGAGCCTGCCGGCGTCGGAGGCGCTGCCCAGGGGCGAGGCCATCGGCGGGTACATCTTCGTCTGCAACAACGACACCATGGAGGAGAACCTCAAGAGGCAGCTCTTTG GGTTGCCGTCGAGGTACAGGGACTCGGTGAGAGCCATCAGGCCAGGGCTGCCCCTCTTCCTCTACAACTACTCCACCCACCAGCTCCACGGCATCTTTGAG GCTGCAAGCTTTGGCGGATCAAACATCGATCCGACAGCTTGGGAGGACAAGAAGTGCCCCGGCGAGTCCCGCTTCCCTGCTCAG GTGAGGGTTGCGACGAGGAAGATCTGTGACCCGCTGGAGGAGGACGCCTTCCGCCCTATCCTCCACCACTACGACGGCCCCAAGTTCAGGCTCGAGCTCAGTGTCCCAGAG GCGCTGTCGCTGCTCGATATCTTCGCGGAGAAGGTTTTTGCCTGA